The Euzebyales bacterium genomic sequence CGGCGTGAGCACGCCGTCGTAGTCGAGGAACAACGCAGGCGGACGTGAGCCCAGGCGTTCGCGCCACAGCTCGGCCGAGTCGAGCGCGTGCGGGAGGTCGGAGATGGTCGAGCGGTGCGCTGACATCACAAGCAAGTGCTGCCCGTCCACGCCGACCGCAAACGTGGCCGTGCGCCGGACCATCCGAGCGTCATCGCTGTCACTGTCCCGCAGCTGTCCGCGCGGCGGGTGGCTCCGTGCCGGTCGCCGGCCCCTCCTCGGCCGGCCCGGTCTCGCTGACGACCGCGCCACTCTCCTCGTTGCGGACCGAGAATCGCGGCCGCCAGGCCTGGGCGATCGGCACGCGGCGGTCCTTGCCGAATGCGCGACCGGTGACGCGCACGCCAGTCGGCGCGAGCCGGCGCAGCAGCTCGGAGTCCATCACCTGCCGCGCCACCCACTCGATGTCGTCACGGTCGGCGACGTCGGCGGGGATCTCCTCCAGCGGCTGCATGCGCTCGACGTAGCGCTCGAGCACCTCGTCGATCATCGACCAGTCGTGGACCGGCGAGCTGTCGGCGCGCTCGGCCGTGACGGCCTTGTCGAGGACGTGCCCGGGCACCACGGTCCCCTGCAGGTTGCGATGGGCGGCCACGCGGGCGATGAGGGTCTTGGGACAGTCGGCGAGCGGAGCGAAGTGGCCGACGAGGTCACCGCCCTGCACCGCCGAGCCGACCGACAGCTCGGTCTTGTTGCCGGTCGCCAGCAGCAGGCGATCGCCCTCGTCGGCGACCGCCCACAGCGCCGCGGCCCGGGTGCGCAGGACGAGGCGTTCGTCCGCGCGATCGTCGAGCGTGTCGAGGGTGCGCCCCACGGCCGTCGCGAGCTCGTCGACGACACCAGCCAGGTCGATCTCGATCAGCCGCACCCCCAGCAGCTTGGCCACAATCCGCGCGTCGTGGAGGTCCGACGCCGACGTCCGGCTCGCGGGCGAGACGACGCAGATCACGTTGGCCGCACCGAGCGCGTCGACGGCGACCGCCGCGGTCACCGCCGACTCGGTGCCACCGTTGACCCCCACGACCGCCTCGTCGAAGCCGTTGCGTCGGGCATAGTCGCGGGTACCGACGACGAGCGCCTGCCACACCTGCGCCAGCGGGTCGGCGGGCTCGGCCGGCGTGCGCGCGGCGGGGGTCGCACGATGCGGCAACGGGCGGGTGTGGATCGTCATGGCCGTCGTGGTGGTCCGACGTGCCGCGGGAAGCACCAGGTCGACGACCGCCCGGTCCGCCACGAACTGCGGCGCCCGGTAGCACAGGTCGCCAGTGCCGTCGACGACCAGCGAGCCGCCGTCGAAGACCAGGTCGTCGACGCCGCCGTAGCTGTTGACGTAGACGACGGGCACCCCGTTGCGCCGCGCGACCTGGCGCACGAGCCCCAGGCGGCGCTGGTCCTTGCCACGGTCGAACGGCGAGGCGTTGGGCAGCAGCAGCACCTGCGCGCCCCCCGCCGACTGCGCCTCCGGTGGGCCGTCACCCGACCACGCGTCCTCGCAGACCGCGATGCCCACGATCACGTCACCGAGCCGCCACACGCGGCCCGGGTCGGTGCCAGCGGCAAAGACCCGCTGCTCGTCGAACACGCCGTAGGTCGGCAGCAGGACCTTGTCGTAGTATCCGCGGACCTCACCGTCGTGCAAGACGGCCGCGGTGATCGTGCGGTCGCGTGTCTGCGTGTCGTCGTGGCGCTGCAGCGGAACCCGCCGCACGGTGCTCGTCACCACGGCCGTGCGTCCCGACATCGCAGCGAGATCGGCCAACGCCGCATCCGCGTCCGCCAGGAACCCGGCGTGCGTGACCAGATCGTCGAGCGGATAGCCGGTGAGTGCCAGCTCGGGCAGTACCAGGACGTCGGCACCCTCGTCCTCCGCCCAGTCCATGGCGTCGCCGATGCGTGCGACGTTGGCCGCGAAGTCACCGACGCGGTTCTCGCTCTGGGCGATCGCGACGCGCAGGACGACGTCGGCGCTCATCGGTCCACACCCCAGCGTGTGCGGTGCCAGCGCCAGGCCGACGCCACGATCTCGTGGAGGTCGGCGCGCTGCGGGCGCCAGCCGAGGTCCTCACGCGCCCGCACCGACGACGCCACGAGCGTGGCGGGGTCGCCGGGACGGCGGGGCGCTTCGACCGCGGGGATCGGGTGGCCTGTGACCTCGCGCGCCGTCTCGATGACCTGGCGCACGCTGAAGCCGTCACCGTTGCCCAGGTTGCACACGAGCAGGCCGGGACCACCGGCGCGCTCGACGGCTCGCACGTGCGCGTCGGCCAGGTCGCTGACATGGATGTAGTCGCGGACGCACGTGCCGTCCGGCGTGTCGTAGTCGGTGCCGAAGATCCTGATGTCGTCGCGGCGACCGGCCGCCACCTGCAGGATGAGGGGGATCAGATGCGTCTCGGGGTCGTGGTCCTCGCCGCGGTCCGGGGTCGCCCCCGACGCGTTGAAGTAGCGCAGTGCGGCGCAGCGCATGCCCCGCAGCCGGGCCATCCACGCCAGCGTCCGTTCGATCAGCAGCTTGCTCTCACCGTACGCGTTGGTCGGGTTGGCCGCGTCCTGCTCGTGGATCGGAAGACGCTCGGGATCGCCGTACACCGCAGCGGTCGACGAAAGGACGAACCGTTCCACCCCGGCGTCCTGCAGCGCAGCGAGCAGCCGGAGCGTGCCCGCTGTGTTGTTGGCGAAGAACGCCTCGGGGCGCCGCATCGACTCGCCGGCCTCGATCGACGCAGCGAAGTGCACGCACGCATCGACGCCGTGGAGCACGTCACGGTACCTGTCCGGCTCGGCGACGTCGGCCTTGATCACCGGCACGTCGTCGGGCACCAGGTCCTCGTGCCCGCTGCGCAGGTCGTCGATGATCACGACGTCGTGTCCGTGGTCGCGGAGCTGCACGACGGTCACCGAGCCGATGTAGCCGGCGCCGCCTGTCACGAGCACGCGCACGGACGGTCCCTTTCCGTGGATCACGTTCAGCCGTGGCACCTGGTCGATGCGCACCACTGCAGGTTCTAGCACCTGACGGCACCGTCGGTCACCGTTGCCGCCGCGCCGGCGGCCTCCTAGGCTCGCAGACACGGGGCCGCGTGTGACCCGTCCGGGGAGCTGGTCAGCCAGCTGAGAGGAGGCAACCGATGCCTCGACCCGACGACCTGATCTGGATAATGCCAGCGTAGGGAGCGCACACATGTCAGATCTGTCCGCACCGGTGACCGCCGACGGCGTCTGGGAGGACGTCGCCGCCATTCGCGACCGTGGCCCGCTGGTGCACAACATCACCAACTACGTGGTCATGAACAGCACCGCCAACGCGCTGCTCGCGATTGGCGCGTCGCCGGTCATGGCCCACGCGGTCGACGAGGTCGCCGACATGGTGGCGCTCGCCGGCGCGCTCGTGGTCAACATCGGCACGCTCAGCCCGGCGTGGGTCGAGGCCATGCACATCGCGATGCGCGGGGCACAGCAGCACGACATACCGATCGTGCTCGACCCCGTGGGCGCTGGCGCCACCGCGT encodes the following:
- the galE gene encoding UDP-glucose 4-epimerase GalE, with product MLEPAVVRIDQVPRLNVIHGKGPSVRVLVTGGAGYIGSVTVVQLRDHGHDVVIIDDLRSGHEDLVPDDVPVIKADVAEPDRYRDVLHGVDACVHFAASIEAGESMRRPEAFFANNTAGTLRLLAALQDAGVERFVLSSTAAVYGDPERLPIHEQDAANPTNAYGESKLLIERTLAWMARLRGMRCAALRYFNASGATPDRGEDHDPETHLIPLILQVAAGRRDDIRIFGTDYDTPDGTCVRDYIHVSDLADAHVRAVERAGGPGLLVCNLGNGDGFSVRQVIETAREVTGHPIPAVEAPRRPGDPATLVASSVRAREDLGWRPQRADLHEIVASAWRWHRTRWGVDR
- the nadE gene encoding NAD(+) synthase gives rise to the protein MSADVVLRVAIAQSENRVGDFAANVARIGDAMDWAEDEGADVLVLPELALTGYPLDDLVTHAGFLADADAALADLAAMSGRTAVVTSTVRRVPLQRHDDTQTRDRTITAAVLHDGEVRGYYDKVLLPTYGVFDEQRVFAAGTDPGRVWRLGDVIVGIAVCEDAWSGDGPPEAQSAGGAQVLLLPNASPFDRGKDQRRLGLVRQVARRNGVPVVYVNSYGGVDDLVFDGGSLVVDGTGDLCYRAPQFVADRAVVDLVLPAARRTTTTAMTIHTRPLPHRATPAARTPAEPADPLAQVWQALVVGTRDYARRNGFDEAVVGVNGGTESAVTAAVAVDALGAANVICVVSPASRTSASDLHDARIVAKLLGVRLIEIDLAGVVDELATAVGRTLDTLDDRADERLVLRTRAAALWAVADEGDRLLLATGNKTELSVGSAVQGGDLVGHFAPLADCPKTLIARVAAHRNLQGTVVPGHVLDKAVTAERADSSPVHDWSMIDEVLERYVERMQPLEEIPADVADRDDIEWVARQVMDSELLRRLAPTGVRVTGRAFGKDRRVPIAQAWRPRFSVRNEESGAVVSETGPAEEGPATGTEPPAARTAAGQ